One Echeneis naucrates chromosome 1, fEcheNa1.1, whole genome shotgun sequence DNA segment encodes these proteins:
- the uso1 gene encoding general vesicular transport factor p115 isoform X3, which translates to MNFFRGVMGGQAAGSQPSGAETIQKLCDRVASSTLLEDRRDAVRALKSLSKKYRMEVGTQAMDHLINILQTDRSDSEILGYALDTLYNIICNDEEEEQDDSEDENAQKQADDLGAQFTDKFIQDPEHVTLLLTLLEEFDFHVRWPGVKLLTALLKNQGVQVQGVILVSPMGVSRLMDLLADSREVIRNDGLLLLQQLTKGNAAIQKIVAFENAFERLLDIITEEGSSDGGIVVEDCLLLLLNLLKNNSSNQNFFKEGSYIQRMKPWFEVGDDNSGWSAQKVTNLHLMLQLVRVMVSPVNSPGATASCQKSMYQCGLLQQLCTILMATGVPADILTETINTVSEVIRGSQVNQDYFASVNAPSNPPRPAIVVLLMSMVNERQPFVLRCAVLYCFQCFLYKNQKGQGEIVATLLPSTIDANSISAGQLLCGGLFSADSLSNWCAAVALAHALQDNLTQKEQLLRVQLATSLGKPPVSLLQQCTNILSQGDKIIRRGSKVQTRVGLLMLLCTWISNCPIAVTHFLHNQENVPFLTAQISENLGEDERLVQGLCALLLGICIYYNDNSLENYTKEKLKQLIEKRIGKENFVEKLGFITKHELYSRAAQKPQPVFPSPEQMLFDHEFTKLVKELEGIITKAVHKSSEEEKKEEEVKKTLEQHDNIVTQYKELIREQDAHIQELKEQVLSMTSQNEQMQVTITQQLSQIQQHKDQYNILKLKLGKDTQSQSNSQADGSQVNGLQTEELTQLKDELEELRKQHTLLKTQLGDKDALIDTLRSEPTQTTEGSARGTENTELLKELEALRGQIQSQSTEINHLKTERQELLGRAEAGSSDGVPSSNSPVDFAKIAELESRLAAQTTDMERLKEETKRSLESRADLEQQLASATSTVAILQTEKAKLQTEVQESKKEQDDLLMLLADQDQKIHSLKQKLKNLGETVEDEDDLDARDQTDDDDEEEEEDED; encoded by the exons ATGAACTTCTTCAGAGGAGTGATGGGCGGGCAGGCTGCCGGGTCGCAGCCGTCCGGAGCGGAGACG ATCCAGAAGTTGTGTGACAGGGTAGCTTCCTCAACTCTGCTAGAAGACCGCAGAGATGCAGTCCGTGCACTGAAGTCCCTCTCTAAG AAATATCGCATGGAAGTTGGCACGCAGGCGATGGATCACTTGATTAACATACTACAAACTGACAG GTCTGACTCTGAAATCCTGGGATATGCTTTGGATACACTCTACAACATCATCTGcaatgatgaggaggaagagcaag ATGATTCAGAAG ATGAGAATGCCCAGAAGCAGGCAGATGATCTGGGTGCCCAGTTTACTGACAAGTTCATCCAGGACCCTGAGCATGTGACTCTTCTACTCACTCTGTTGGAA GAGTTTGATTTCCATGTGCGTTGGCCCGGGGTGAAGCTGTTGACTGCTCTCCTCAAGAACCAAGGTGTCCAGGTCCAAGGGGTCATTCTGGTCAGCCCGATGG GTGTTTCGAGATTGATGGATTTACTGGCAGATTCCAGAGAAGTAATTCGCAATGAT ggcttgctgttgcttcagCAGTTGACTAAAGGGAACGCTGCCATTCAGAAAATTGTGGCATTTGAGAATGCATTTGAGCGTCTCCTAGATATCATTACAGAGGAGGGCAGCAGCgatgggg GTATTGTGGTGGAGGActgtttgctgttgctgctcaacctgttaaaaaacaacagctccaACCAGAATTTCTTCAAAGAGGGCTCTTACATCCAGAGAATGAAGCCTTGGTTCGAGGTTGGTGACGATAACTCTGGCTGGTCTGCACAAAAGGTCACCAACCTCCACCTCATGCTGCAG CTGGTGCGGGTTATGGTATCACCTGTAAACTCTCCTGGGGCTACAGCCAGTTGCCAGAAGTCCATGTACCAGTGTGGACTTCTCCAGCAGTTGTGCACCATCCTCATGGCCACCGGGGTACCTGCTGACATCCTCACTGAG ACCATCAACACTGTATCAGAGGTTATTAGGGGCTCACAGGTCAACCAGGACTACTTTGCTTCTGTCAATGCTCCTTCAAACCCACCAAG ACCAGCCATTGTAGTCCTGCTCATGTCCATGGTAAATGAGAGACAACCATTTGTGCTTCGCTGTGCAGTCCTCTACTGTTTCCAATGTTTCCTCTACAAAAACCAGAAAGGGCAGGGGGAAATAGTGGCAACACTGCTGCCCTCCACCATCGATG ccAACTCCATCTCAGCGGGCCAGCTGCTGTGCGGAGGCCTGTTCTCAGCAGACTCTCTGTCCAACTGGTGTGCTGCTGTGGCCTTGGCTCATGCCCTGCAGGACAACCTCACCcagaaggagcagctgctgaggGTTCAACTTGCCACCAGCTTGGGCAAACCCCCTGTGTCTCTGCTACAGCAGTGCACTAACATCCTCTCCCAG GGAGATAAGATCATCCGGCGG GGCAGTAAAGTCCAGACGAGGGTGGGCCTCCTAATGCTACTGTGTACTTGGATCAGCAACTGTCCAATTGCTGTCACACACTTTCTACACAATCAGGAAAATGTTCCCTTT CTAACAGCTCAGATCTCGGAGAACCTAGGAGAGGATGAAAGGCTGGTTCAGGGCCTCTGTGCACTGCTTCTCGGCATTTGCATCTATTACAATGACAACTCACTGGAAAACTACACCAA AGAGAAGCTAAAGCAGCTAATTGAGAAGCGCATTGGAAAGGAAAACTTTGTCGAGAAACTCGGTTTCATCACCAAACATGAGCTGTACTCAAGGGCAGCCCAGAAACCACAGCCCGTCTTCCCTTCTCCAGAGCAGATGCTATTTGACCACGAGTTCACCAAGCTGGTCAAAGAGCTGGAAG GTATAATCACAAAAGCAGTTCACAAATCtagtgaggaagagaaaaaggaagaggaagtgaagaagaCTCTAGAGCAACACGACAACATTGTAACTCAATACAAAGAGCTGATCAGAGAACAG GACGCTCACATCCAGGAGCTCAAAGAGCAGGTGTTGTCTATGACATCTCAGAACGAACAGATGCAGGTTACAATCACTCAGCAGCTGTCACAGATCCAGCAGCATAAAGACCAGTACAACATCCTTAAACTAAAATTAG GGAAGGACACACAGAGTCAGTCTAACAGCCAGGCTGATGGCTCTCAGGTGAATGGGCTCCAGACTGAAGAGCTGACTCAGCTCAAAGACGAGTTGGAGGAGCTGCGCAAGCAACACACACTACTTAAGACACAACTGGGTGACAAAGACGCACTTATTGATACCCTG AGGTCAGAGccaacacagacaacagaggGTTCAGCAAgaggaacagaaaacacagaattacTCAAG GAGCTGGAGGCTTTGAGGGGTCAGATTCAGTCCCAGTCAACAGAAATTAACCATCttaagacagagagacaggaactGCTCGGAAGAGCTGAGGCTGGG TCTTCAGACGGGGTCCCCAGCAGCAACAGCCCAGTAGACTTTGCCAAGATAGCGGAACTTGAGAGCAGACTTGCAGCACAAACAACTGACATGGAGAGACTCAAG GAGGAGACAAAAAGGTCGTTGGAGAGTCGGGCAgacctggagcagcagctggcgTCAGCCACCAGCACAGTGGCCATCCTGCAGACTGAGAAGGCAAAGCTGCAGACAGAGGTTCAAGAGTCCAAGAAGGAGCAGGACGACCTGCTGATGCTCTTGGCAGATCAGGATCAGAAAATCCACAGcctcaaacagaaactgaaaaaccTGGGAGAGACG GTGGAAGATGAGGACGATCTTGACGCAAGGGACCAAACAGACgacgatgatgaggaggaggaggaagatgaggactaa
- the uso1 gene encoding general vesicular transport factor p115 isoform X1: MNFFRGVMGGQAAGSQPSGAETIQKLCDRVASSTLLEDRRDAVRALKSLSKKYRMEVGTQAMDHLINILQTDRSDSEILGYALDTLYNIICNDEEEEQDDSEDAVTPLPVSGKHKNVSVPDENAQKQADDLGAQFTDKFIQDPEHVTLLLTLLEEFDFHVRWPGVKLLTALLKNQGVQVQGVILVSPMGVSRLMDLLADSREVIRNDGLLLLQQLTKGNAAIQKIVAFENAFERLLDIITEEGSSDGGIVVEDCLLLLLNLLKNNSSNQNFFKEGSYIQRMKPWFEVGDDNSGWSAQKVTNLHLMLQLVRVMVSPVNSPGATASCQKSMYQCGLLQQLCTILMATGVPADILTETINTVSEVIRGSQVNQDYFASVNAPSNPPRPAIVVLLMSMVNERQPFVLRCAVLYCFQCFLYKNQKGQGEIVATLLPSTIDANSISAGQLLCGGLFSADSLSNWCAAVALAHALQDNLTQKEQLLRVQLATSLGKPPVSLLQQCTNILSQGDKIIRRGSKVQTRVGLLMLLCTWISNCPIAVTHFLHNQENVPFLTAQISENLGEDERLVQGLCALLLGICIYYNDNSLENYTKEKLKQLIEKRIGKENFVEKLGFITKHELYSRAAQKPQPVFPSPEQMLFDHEFTKLVKELEGIITKAVHKSSEEEKKEEEVKKTLEQHDNIVTQYKELIREQDAHIQELKEQVLSMTSQNEQMQVTITQQLSQIQQHKDQYNILKLKLGKDTQSQSNSQADGSQVNGLQTEELTQLKDELEELRKQHTLLKTQLGDKDALIDTLRSEPTQTTEGSARGTENTELLKELEALRGQIQSQSTEINHLKTERQELLGRAEAGSSDGVPSSNSPVDFAKIAELESRLAAQTTDMERLKEETKRSLESRADLEQQLASATSTVAILQTEKAKLQTEVQESKKEQDDLLMLLADQDQKIHSLKQKLKNLGETVEDEDDLDARDQTDDDDEEEEEDED, from the exons ATGAACTTCTTCAGAGGAGTGATGGGCGGGCAGGCTGCCGGGTCGCAGCCGTCCGGAGCGGAGACG ATCCAGAAGTTGTGTGACAGGGTAGCTTCCTCAACTCTGCTAGAAGACCGCAGAGATGCAGTCCGTGCACTGAAGTCCCTCTCTAAG AAATATCGCATGGAAGTTGGCACGCAGGCGATGGATCACTTGATTAACATACTACAAACTGACAG GTCTGACTCTGAAATCCTGGGATATGCTTTGGATACACTCTACAACATCATCTGcaatgatgaggaggaagagcaag ATGATTCAGAAG ACGCAGTAActcctctccctgtctcagGGAAGCATAAGAATGTGTCTGTGCCTG ATGAGAATGCCCAGAAGCAGGCAGATGATCTGGGTGCCCAGTTTACTGACAAGTTCATCCAGGACCCTGAGCATGTGACTCTTCTACTCACTCTGTTGGAA GAGTTTGATTTCCATGTGCGTTGGCCCGGGGTGAAGCTGTTGACTGCTCTCCTCAAGAACCAAGGTGTCCAGGTCCAAGGGGTCATTCTGGTCAGCCCGATGG GTGTTTCGAGATTGATGGATTTACTGGCAGATTCCAGAGAAGTAATTCGCAATGAT ggcttgctgttgcttcagCAGTTGACTAAAGGGAACGCTGCCATTCAGAAAATTGTGGCATTTGAGAATGCATTTGAGCGTCTCCTAGATATCATTACAGAGGAGGGCAGCAGCgatgggg GTATTGTGGTGGAGGActgtttgctgttgctgctcaacctgttaaaaaacaacagctccaACCAGAATTTCTTCAAAGAGGGCTCTTACATCCAGAGAATGAAGCCTTGGTTCGAGGTTGGTGACGATAACTCTGGCTGGTCTGCACAAAAGGTCACCAACCTCCACCTCATGCTGCAG CTGGTGCGGGTTATGGTATCACCTGTAAACTCTCCTGGGGCTACAGCCAGTTGCCAGAAGTCCATGTACCAGTGTGGACTTCTCCAGCAGTTGTGCACCATCCTCATGGCCACCGGGGTACCTGCTGACATCCTCACTGAG ACCATCAACACTGTATCAGAGGTTATTAGGGGCTCACAGGTCAACCAGGACTACTTTGCTTCTGTCAATGCTCCTTCAAACCCACCAAG ACCAGCCATTGTAGTCCTGCTCATGTCCATGGTAAATGAGAGACAACCATTTGTGCTTCGCTGTGCAGTCCTCTACTGTTTCCAATGTTTCCTCTACAAAAACCAGAAAGGGCAGGGGGAAATAGTGGCAACACTGCTGCCCTCCACCATCGATG ccAACTCCATCTCAGCGGGCCAGCTGCTGTGCGGAGGCCTGTTCTCAGCAGACTCTCTGTCCAACTGGTGTGCTGCTGTGGCCTTGGCTCATGCCCTGCAGGACAACCTCACCcagaaggagcagctgctgaggGTTCAACTTGCCACCAGCTTGGGCAAACCCCCTGTGTCTCTGCTACAGCAGTGCACTAACATCCTCTCCCAG GGAGATAAGATCATCCGGCGG GGCAGTAAAGTCCAGACGAGGGTGGGCCTCCTAATGCTACTGTGTACTTGGATCAGCAACTGTCCAATTGCTGTCACACACTTTCTACACAATCAGGAAAATGTTCCCTTT CTAACAGCTCAGATCTCGGAGAACCTAGGAGAGGATGAAAGGCTGGTTCAGGGCCTCTGTGCACTGCTTCTCGGCATTTGCATCTATTACAATGACAACTCACTGGAAAACTACACCAA AGAGAAGCTAAAGCAGCTAATTGAGAAGCGCATTGGAAAGGAAAACTTTGTCGAGAAACTCGGTTTCATCACCAAACATGAGCTGTACTCAAGGGCAGCCCAGAAACCACAGCCCGTCTTCCCTTCTCCAGAGCAGATGCTATTTGACCACGAGTTCACCAAGCTGGTCAAAGAGCTGGAAG GTATAATCACAAAAGCAGTTCACAAATCtagtgaggaagagaaaaaggaagaggaagtgaagaagaCTCTAGAGCAACACGACAACATTGTAACTCAATACAAAGAGCTGATCAGAGAACAG GACGCTCACATCCAGGAGCTCAAAGAGCAGGTGTTGTCTATGACATCTCAGAACGAACAGATGCAGGTTACAATCACTCAGCAGCTGTCACAGATCCAGCAGCATAAAGACCAGTACAACATCCTTAAACTAAAATTAG GGAAGGACACACAGAGTCAGTCTAACAGCCAGGCTGATGGCTCTCAGGTGAATGGGCTCCAGACTGAAGAGCTGACTCAGCTCAAAGACGAGTTGGAGGAGCTGCGCAAGCAACACACACTACTTAAGACACAACTGGGTGACAAAGACGCACTTATTGATACCCTG AGGTCAGAGccaacacagacaacagaggGTTCAGCAAgaggaacagaaaacacagaattacTCAAG GAGCTGGAGGCTTTGAGGGGTCAGATTCAGTCCCAGTCAACAGAAATTAACCATCttaagacagagagacaggaactGCTCGGAAGAGCTGAGGCTGGG TCTTCAGACGGGGTCCCCAGCAGCAACAGCCCAGTAGACTTTGCCAAGATAGCGGAACTTGAGAGCAGACTTGCAGCACAAACAACTGACATGGAGAGACTCAAG GAGGAGACAAAAAGGTCGTTGGAGAGTCGGGCAgacctggagcagcagctggcgTCAGCCACCAGCACAGTGGCCATCCTGCAGACTGAGAAGGCAAAGCTGCAGACAGAGGTTCAAGAGTCCAAGAAGGAGCAGGACGACCTGCTGATGCTCTTGGCAGATCAGGATCAGAAAATCCACAGcctcaaacagaaactgaaaaaccTGGGAGAGACG GTGGAAGATGAGGACGATCTTGACGCAAGGGACCAAACAGACgacgatgatgaggaggaggaggaagatgaggactaa
- the uso1 gene encoding general vesicular transport factor p115 isoform X4, translating to MNFFRGVMGGQAAGSQPSGAETIQKLCDRVASSTLLEDRRDAVRALKSLSKKYRMEVGTQAMDHLINILQTDRSDSEILGYALDTLYNIICNDEEEEQDENAQKQADDLGAQFTDKFIQDPEHVTLLLTLLEEFDFHVRWPGVKLLTALLKNQGVQVQGVILVSPMGVSRLMDLLADSREVIRNDGLLLLQQLTKGNAAIQKIVAFENAFERLLDIITEEGSSDGGIVVEDCLLLLLNLLKNNSSNQNFFKEGSYIQRMKPWFEVGDDNSGWSAQKVTNLHLMLQLVRVMVSPVNSPGATASCQKSMYQCGLLQQLCTILMATGVPADILTETINTVSEVIRGSQVNQDYFASVNAPSNPPRPAIVVLLMSMVNERQPFVLRCAVLYCFQCFLYKNQKGQGEIVATLLPSTIDANSISAGQLLCGGLFSADSLSNWCAAVALAHALQDNLTQKEQLLRVQLATSLGKPPVSLLQQCTNILSQGDKIIRRGSKVQTRVGLLMLLCTWISNCPIAVTHFLHNQENVPFLTAQISENLGEDERLVQGLCALLLGICIYYNDNSLENYTKEKLKQLIEKRIGKENFVEKLGFITKHELYSRAAQKPQPVFPSPEQMLFDHEFTKLVKELEGIITKAVHKSSEEEKKEEEVKKTLEQHDNIVTQYKELIREQDAHIQELKEQVLSMTSQNEQMQVTITQQLSQIQQHKDQYNILKLKLGKDTQSQSNSQADGSQVNGLQTEELTQLKDELEELRKQHTLLKTQLGDKDALIDTLRSEPTQTTEGSARGTENTELLKELEALRGQIQSQSTEINHLKTERQELLGRAEAGSSDGVPSSNSPVDFAKIAELESRLAAQTTDMERLKEETKRSLESRADLEQQLASATSTVAILQTEKAKLQTEVQESKKEQDDLLMLLADQDQKIHSLKQKLKNLGETVEDEDDLDARDQTDDDDEEEEEDED from the exons ATGAACTTCTTCAGAGGAGTGATGGGCGGGCAGGCTGCCGGGTCGCAGCCGTCCGGAGCGGAGACG ATCCAGAAGTTGTGTGACAGGGTAGCTTCCTCAACTCTGCTAGAAGACCGCAGAGATGCAGTCCGTGCACTGAAGTCCCTCTCTAAG AAATATCGCATGGAAGTTGGCACGCAGGCGATGGATCACTTGATTAACATACTACAAACTGACAG GTCTGACTCTGAAATCCTGGGATATGCTTTGGATACACTCTACAACATCATCTGcaatgatgaggaggaagagcaag ATGAGAATGCCCAGAAGCAGGCAGATGATCTGGGTGCCCAGTTTACTGACAAGTTCATCCAGGACCCTGAGCATGTGACTCTTCTACTCACTCTGTTGGAA GAGTTTGATTTCCATGTGCGTTGGCCCGGGGTGAAGCTGTTGACTGCTCTCCTCAAGAACCAAGGTGTCCAGGTCCAAGGGGTCATTCTGGTCAGCCCGATGG GTGTTTCGAGATTGATGGATTTACTGGCAGATTCCAGAGAAGTAATTCGCAATGAT ggcttgctgttgcttcagCAGTTGACTAAAGGGAACGCTGCCATTCAGAAAATTGTGGCATTTGAGAATGCATTTGAGCGTCTCCTAGATATCATTACAGAGGAGGGCAGCAGCgatgggg GTATTGTGGTGGAGGActgtttgctgttgctgctcaacctgttaaaaaacaacagctccaACCAGAATTTCTTCAAAGAGGGCTCTTACATCCAGAGAATGAAGCCTTGGTTCGAGGTTGGTGACGATAACTCTGGCTGGTCTGCACAAAAGGTCACCAACCTCCACCTCATGCTGCAG CTGGTGCGGGTTATGGTATCACCTGTAAACTCTCCTGGGGCTACAGCCAGTTGCCAGAAGTCCATGTACCAGTGTGGACTTCTCCAGCAGTTGTGCACCATCCTCATGGCCACCGGGGTACCTGCTGACATCCTCACTGAG ACCATCAACACTGTATCAGAGGTTATTAGGGGCTCACAGGTCAACCAGGACTACTTTGCTTCTGTCAATGCTCCTTCAAACCCACCAAG ACCAGCCATTGTAGTCCTGCTCATGTCCATGGTAAATGAGAGACAACCATTTGTGCTTCGCTGTGCAGTCCTCTACTGTTTCCAATGTTTCCTCTACAAAAACCAGAAAGGGCAGGGGGAAATAGTGGCAACACTGCTGCCCTCCACCATCGATG ccAACTCCATCTCAGCGGGCCAGCTGCTGTGCGGAGGCCTGTTCTCAGCAGACTCTCTGTCCAACTGGTGTGCTGCTGTGGCCTTGGCTCATGCCCTGCAGGACAACCTCACCcagaaggagcagctgctgaggGTTCAACTTGCCACCAGCTTGGGCAAACCCCCTGTGTCTCTGCTACAGCAGTGCACTAACATCCTCTCCCAG GGAGATAAGATCATCCGGCGG GGCAGTAAAGTCCAGACGAGGGTGGGCCTCCTAATGCTACTGTGTACTTGGATCAGCAACTGTCCAATTGCTGTCACACACTTTCTACACAATCAGGAAAATGTTCCCTTT CTAACAGCTCAGATCTCGGAGAACCTAGGAGAGGATGAAAGGCTGGTTCAGGGCCTCTGTGCACTGCTTCTCGGCATTTGCATCTATTACAATGACAACTCACTGGAAAACTACACCAA AGAGAAGCTAAAGCAGCTAATTGAGAAGCGCATTGGAAAGGAAAACTTTGTCGAGAAACTCGGTTTCATCACCAAACATGAGCTGTACTCAAGGGCAGCCCAGAAACCACAGCCCGTCTTCCCTTCTCCAGAGCAGATGCTATTTGACCACGAGTTCACCAAGCTGGTCAAAGAGCTGGAAG GTATAATCACAAAAGCAGTTCACAAATCtagtgaggaagagaaaaaggaagaggaagtgaagaagaCTCTAGAGCAACACGACAACATTGTAACTCAATACAAAGAGCTGATCAGAGAACAG GACGCTCACATCCAGGAGCTCAAAGAGCAGGTGTTGTCTATGACATCTCAGAACGAACAGATGCAGGTTACAATCACTCAGCAGCTGTCACAGATCCAGCAGCATAAAGACCAGTACAACATCCTTAAACTAAAATTAG GGAAGGACACACAGAGTCAGTCTAACAGCCAGGCTGATGGCTCTCAGGTGAATGGGCTCCAGACTGAAGAGCTGACTCAGCTCAAAGACGAGTTGGAGGAGCTGCGCAAGCAACACACACTACTTAAGACACAACTGGGTGACAAAGACGCACTTATTGATACCCTG AGGTCAGAGccaacacagacaacagaggGTTCAGCAAgaggaacagaaaacacagaattacTCAAG GAGCTGGAGGCTTTGAGGGGTCAGATTCAGTCCCAGTCAACAGAAATTAACCATCttaagacagagagacaggaactGCTCGGAAGAGCTGAGGCTGGG TCTTCAGACGGGGTCCCCAGCAGCAACAGCCCAGTAGACTTTGCCAAGATAGCGGAACTTGAGAGCAGACTTGCAGCACAAACAACTGACATGGAGAGACTCAAG GAGGAGACAAAAAGGTCGTTGGAGAGTCGGGCAgacctggagcagcagctggcgTCAGCCACCAGCACAGTGGCCATCCTGCAGACTGAGAAGGCAAAGCTGCAGACAGAGGTTCAAGAGTCCAAGAAGGAGCAGGACGACCTGCTGATGCTCTTGGCAGATCAGGATCAGAAAATCCACAGcctcaaacagaaactgaaaaaccTGGGAGAGACG GTGGAAGATGAGGACGATCTTGACGCAAGGGACCAAACAGACgacgatgatgaggaggaggaggaagatgaggactaa